One genomic segment of Hordeum vulgare subsp. vulgare chromosome 2H, MorexV3_pseudomolecules_assembly, whole genome shotgun sequence includes these proteins:
- the LOC123426453 gene encoding prolyl 4-hydroxylase 1 isoform X1, with the protein MAARSRARRLLPLLTFVALGMILGSLLQLAFFRRLDDHSHTRHFDNDQGAADLRLGYVKPEVISWTPRIIVFHNFLSSEECDYLREIARPRLEISTVVDVATGKGVKSDVRTSSGMFVNSEERKLPVIKAIEKRISVFSQIPVENGELIQVLRYEPNQYYRPHHDYFSDTFNLKRGGQRVATMLMYLTDGVEGGETHFPQAGDGECICGGRLVRGLCVKPNKGDAVLFWSMGLDGNTDSNSLHSGCAVVKGEKWSATKWMRQKMTF; encoded by the exons ATGGCCGCGCGGTCGCGGGCGCGCCGCCTCCTGCCGCTGCTCACCTTCGTCGCCCTCGGCATGATCCTAG GTTCACTGCTTCAGTTAGCATTTTTCCGCCGGCTAGATGATCACTCCC ATACGAGGCATTTCGATAATGATCAAGGGGCAGCAGATCTTCGACTTGGATAT GTGAAGCCTGAAGTTATCAGCTGGACACCTCGAATAATTGTTTTCCACAACTTTCTTAGTTCAGAG GAGTGTGATTATCTAAGAGAAATTGCTAGACCAAGGCTTGAAATTTCTACTGTAGTTGATGTCGCAACAGGAAAA GGTGTAAAGAGTGATGTTCGCACAAgttctggtatgtttgtgaactcCGAAGAAAGAAAACTTCCAGTCATTAAG GCAATAGAGAAGCGGATTTCTGTATTCTCACAGATACCTGTAGAAAATGGGGAACTCATCCAAGTATTGCG GTATGAACCAAACCAATATTACAGGCCGCATCATGATTACTTCTCTGATACT TTCAACCTCAAACGTGGGGGGCAGCGTGTTGCTACAATGTTGATGTATTTGACTGATGGAGTTGAAGGTGGCGAAACCCATTTTCCCCAG GCAGGAGATGGTGAATGCATTTGTGGAGGAAGGTTGGTCAGAGGACTATGTGTGAAGCCAAACAAAGGAGATGCTGTGCTCTTTTGGAGCATG GGACTCGACGGCAACACGGACTCGAACAGCCTTCACAGTGGATGCGCTGTTGTGAAAGGGGAAAAATGGTCAGCCACGAAATGGATGAGGCAAAAGATGACTTTCTGA
- the LOC123426453 gene encoding prolyl 4-hydroxylase 1 isoform X2: MITPVLCMADTRHFDNDQGAADLRLGYVKPEVISWTPRIIVFHNFLSSEECDYLREIARPRLEISTVVDVATGKGVKSDVRTSSGMFVNSEERKLPVIKAIEKRISVFSQIPVENGELIQVLRYEPNQYYRPHHDYFSDTFNLKRGGQRVATMLMYLTDGVEGGETHFPQAGDGECICGGRLVRGLCVKPNKGDAVLFWSMGLDGNTDSNSLHSGCAVVKGEKWSATKWMRQKMTF, from the exons ATGATCACTCCC GTGTTATGCATGGCAGATACGAGGCATTTCGATAATGATCAAGGGGCAGCAGATCTTCGACTTGGATAT GTGAAGCCTGAAGTTATCAGCTGGACACCTCGAATAATTGTTTTCCACAACTTTCTTAGTTCAGAG GAGTGTGATTATCTAAGAGAAATTGCTAGACCAAGGCTTGAAATTTCTACTGTAGTTGATGTCGCAACAGGAAAA GGTGTAAAGAGTGATGTTCGCACAAgttctggtatgtttgtgaactcCGAAGAAAGAAAACTTCCAGTCATTAAG GCAATAGAGAAGCGGATTTCTGTATTCTCACAGATACCTGTAGAAAATGGGGAACTCATCCAAGTATTGCG GTATGAACCAAACCAATATTACAGGCCGCATCATGATTACTTCTCTGATACT TTCAACCTCAAACGTGGGGGGCAGCGTGTTGCTACAATGTTGATGTATTTGACTGATGGAGTTGAAGGTGGCGAAACCCATTTTCCCCAG GCAGGAGATGGTGAATGCATTTGTGGAGGAAGGTTGGTCAGAGGACTATGTGTGAAGCCAAACAAAGGAGATGCTGTGCTCTTTTGGAGCATG GGACTCGACGGCAACACGGACTCGAACAGCCTTCACAGTGGATGCGCTGTTGTGAAAGGGGAAAAATGGTCAGCCACGAAATGGATGAGGCAAAAGATGACTTTCTGA